Proteins found in one Oribacterium sp. oral taxon 102 genomic segment:
- the cmk gene encoding (d)CMP kinase encodes MPYSIAIDGPAGAGKSTIARAVARELGFVYVDTGAMYRAVGFYCLSEGIPIRTEERVCEAVRDITVRIAYDAAGEQRVYLNGEDVSVRIRTQEVGDAASTVSQYPLVREKLVALQQQLARESSVVMDGRDIGTKVLPQANLKIYLTASEEVRAERRFRELREKGQRISLPEVLREVRERDYRDMHREHSPLRQAADAVLLDASALSIDETIDAILALLDRTT; translated from the coding sequence ATGCCATACAGTATAGCGATTGACGGACCTGCGGGAGCGGGAAAGTCTACGATTGCGCGGGCGGTAGCGAGGGAGCTCGGCTTCGTCTATGTGGATACGGGGGCGATGTACCGTGCCGTAGGCTTCTATTGTCTTTCGGAGGGGATTCCGATCCGGACAGAGGAGAGGGTCTGTGAAGCTGTTCGGGATATCACGGTTCGCATCGCCTACGATGCGGCGGGGGAGCAGAGGGTCTATCTGAACGGAGAGGACGTTTCCGTACGTATCCGGACACAGGAGGTCGGCGATGCCGCTTCGACCGTATCTCAGTACCCCTTGGTGCGGGAGAAGCTCGTCGCCCTGCAGCAGCAGCTTGCGCGGGAGAGCTCCGTGGTGATGGATGGGAGAGATATCGGGACGAAGGTGCTGCCGCAGGCAAATCTGAAGATCTACCTTACTGCGAGTGAGGAGGTGCGCGCCGAACGCCGTTTTCGGGAGCTTCGGGAGAAGGGGCAGAGGATATCGCTTCCGGAGGTGCTAAGGGAGGTCAGAGAGCGGGATTATCGGGATATGCATCGGGAGCATTCTCCGCTCCGGCAGGCAGCGGACGCGGTGCTGCTGGATGCGTCCGCGCTCTCGATCGACGAGACGATCGACGCGATTCTCGCGCTTCTGGACAGGACAACCTGA
- the ispH gene encoding 4-hydroxy-3-methylbut-2-enyl diphosphate reductase: MDAKKVQVRLAETAGFCFGVQRAVDTVYRILEREAAKPEAERRQIYTYGPIVHNDTVVRGLQEKGVRVLESEEALRSLREGIVIIRAHGVPERIYTLLSERGLETIDASCPFVQKIQRLVKKHTEQGERVFVVGNPEHPEIVGIMGHAHGEAFVLPDRESAEKLPVSEGERVFVVAQTTFHIEKFKVIVDILRKRGYYVNVINTICNATFERQAEARELAGASDAMIVIGGSSSSNTKKLFEICKASCPNTQLVQTAADLKFYSDGAVRNVGITAGASTPKEIIEEVLTYVRNEF, translated from the coding sequence ATGGATGCGAAGAAGGTACAGGTAAGACTCGCGGAAACGGCGGGCTTCTGCTTCGGCGTACAGCGCGCCGTGGATACGGTATACCGGATTCTGGAACGGGAGGCGGCGAAGCCGGAGGCGGAGAGGCGGCAGATCTACACCTATGGTCCGATCGTCCACAACGATACGGTGGTGCGGGGGCTTCAGGAGAAGGGCGTCCGAGTGCTGGAGAGCGAGGAAGCGCTTCGGTCTCTTCGGGAAGGGATCGTCATTATCCGTGCGCACGGGGTTCCGGAGCGTATATATACGCTTCTGTCAGAGCGGGGGCTCGAAACCATCGATGCCTCCTGCCCCTTCGTGCAGAAAATTCAGCGTCTGGTGAAAAAGCATACGGAACAGGGGGAGCGTGTCTTCGTCGTCGGAAACCCGGAGCATCCGGAGATTGTCGGTATTATGGGGCATGCACATGGAGAGGCGTTCGTGCTTCCGGACAGGGAAAGCGCGGAAAAGCTTCCCGTTTCGGAGGGGGAAAGGGTCTTTGTCGTTGCACAAACCACTTTTCATATCGAGAAATTCAAAGTAATTGTTGATATTTTGCGGAAAAGGGGTTATTATGTTAACGTTATAAATACGATTTGCAACGCAACTTTCGAAAGGCAGGCAGAGGCGAGGGAGCTGGCTGGAGCATCCGACGCCATGATTGTCATTGGAGGAAGCAGTTCATCGAACACGAAGAAGTTATTTGAGATTTGTAAGGCCTCATGCCCGAACACCCAGCTGGTGCAAACCGCTGCGGATCTTAAATTCTACTCGGATGGAGCGGTTCGCAACGTAGGTATCACAGCAGGGGCAAGCACCCCAAAAGAAATTATAGAGGAGGTTCTAACTTATGTCAGAAATGAGTTTTGA
- the rpsA gene encoding 30S ribosomal protein S1, which translates to MSEMSFEQMLEDSLKSIHAGEIVTGKVISVKPDEIALNIGYKSDGIMTRNDYSADNSLDLTTVVKIGDEIECKVKKVNDGEGQVVLSHRDALQSKASEELRKAFEDGTTLTGKVVQVVKGGLNVEVDGARVFVPASLVSDTFERDLNKYQGQDIQFVITEFNPQKRRIIGDRKQLMASMKKELHDKLFAELREGDIRMGVVKNLTDFGAFIDLGGADGLLHISEMSWGRIENPKKLFKPGQEVEVLVKEINGERIALTRKFPDENPWKDAETKYAIGQIVSGKVARMTDFGAFIELDKGIDALLHVSQISRDHVNKPSDVLSVGQEIEAKVVDLDVDNHKISLSMKALLPEDGNSDVADVDVDAVLRGE; encoded by the coding sequence ATGTCAGAAATGAGTTTTGAACAAATGCTTGAGGATTCACTGAAGTCAATTCATGCGGGGGAGATTGTTACTGGTAAAGTCATCAGCGTGAAGCCTGATGAGATTGCACTGAATATCGGCTACAAGTCAGATGGAATCATGACCAGAAACGATTACAGCGCAGATAATTCACTGGATCTTACGACAGTAGTAAAAATTGGCGACGAGATCGAATGCAAGGTCAAGAAGGTGAACGACGGCGAGGGGCAGGTCGTTCTTTCCCACAGAGATGCACTCCAGTCCAAGGCATCCGAGGAGCTTCGCAAGGCGTTTGAGGACGGCACGACGCTTACCGGCAAGGTGGTACAGGTTGTGAAGGGCGGACTCAATGTCGAGGTGGACGGCGCGAGAGTATTCGTACCGGCTTCTCTGGTTTCCGATACCTTCGAGAGAGATCTGAACAAGTATCAGGGACAGGATATCCAGTTCGTGATCACAGAGTTCAATCCGCAGAAGAGGAGAATCATCGGGGACAGGAAGCAGCTGATGGCCTCCATGAAGAAGGAGCTGCATGACAAGCTTTTCGCAGAGCTGCGTGAGGGTGACATCCGTATGGGCGTGGTGAAGAACCTGACGGATTTCGGTGCGTTCATCGATCTGGGCGGTGCGGACGGACTTCTCCATATTTCCGAGATGAGCTGGGGCAGGATCGAGAACCCGAAGAAGCTCTTCAAGCCGGGACAGGAGGTTGAGGTGCTTGTCAAGGAGATCAACGGTGAGAGGATTGCGTTGACCAGGAAGTTCCCGGATGAGAATCCGTGGAAGGATGCCGAGACCAAGTACGCGATAGGGCAGATCGTTTCCGGCAAGGTGGCGAGAATGACGGATTTCGGCGCGTTTATCGAGCTGGATAAGGGGATCGACGCACTGCTTCACGTATCTCAGATTTCCAGGGATCATGTGAACAAGCCGTCGGATGTGCTTTCCGTCGGACAGGAGATCGAGGCGAAGGTCGTAGATCTGGATGTGGACAATCACAAGATTTCACTTTCCATGAAGGCGCTGCTTCCGGAGGATGGGAACAGCGACGTGGCGGATGTGGATGTAGATGCCGTTCTGCGCGGGGAGTGA